A stretch of DNA from Scomber japonicus isolate fScoJap1 chromosome 19, fScoJap1.pri, whole genome shotgun sequence:
AGTCATATAAACTTTGGTTACTAAGGAAGTGAGGTAGCAGTCAGTCATAAAAACTTGGTATTCACGCAGTAACTGACTTATTTGCATGCAGGTAAATGTGCTGACGCAGACCTGTTTCTGCTACTTTCCTGTCCATTACAGCACTGACCAACAGATCTTATAGCGATTACTTCACAAAGCTTTGAACCACAGGGCCCAGTTATCTGTCTGAACTGTTGACCCTCATACAGGAAGCTCCTGACTGCTCTGCTGTCCAAAGGTGacactgcttcctctctgcagctTGCCTGAGGAGCCTTTCATACTTATTATAAACACCTTCCATGTTACCTTATCTCTTATTCATCCTGCTTACCATCACATTTCAAACCTTTGTCTTTGAGCAGGTTCTTGTTCTGTTATAAACTGCTAACCACATTTTCCCAAGCAGCCACTAGTTTCTATTCGCTTCGCCACAGCATGAAAATCAACGTGCGCTGACTTGAAACCTGCCTTGTTAAGATAATTAATCGCAGTGAACATTaaatctgctttaaaaaaaggaatagttcaacaccTTCTTTTCAGCAGTTGGAACAATAATCTGTGGATCAGGTACAGTGTTGGAGCTGAGAGCcaattagcctagcttagcataaagactagaagTAGATTCTGTGTccaaaatggggaaaaaataccAATTAACATGCAGGAGAGTTATGTGCTGGACTATTTGTTTCTGTTACCTAAACTAGCCTAACCACATCCTGACATGTGATATCAACCCAATCATGTCACtcttggaaagaaagaaaataagcatATTGATGTTGACTTCCAACTATTTAACTGTCATTGTTCAGTGCTAATTTGCATAAATATTCAGTAGTGGGTAAGGATCAAGTAAGAAACTAGCTAGTCTGAACAAGCTGGGGTCctaaagaaaggagaggaaaaactATGGCAGTCTAGCGGGTAAAGTCTAGTGGGTAAAGTAAacgtgtattttttattttttttttttttttgggggggggggggggggggggtgttccaAGTTGGATTACCACAAACCAAAACTTTAGGGAGGCCCTTGAAGGTTTATCTATCATTCTTTGAACCTGTAAACCTGTCATGACATTCCCCCAAAAGCTTACTCACATTAACCTCAAATGTAATTATGGTGAGTGAGTCTCACTGAGGTCATACCAAAGCGGTCActagaagaagaagggggggagggTTGATTTTGGGGCCTTTTGAGCTGGTATGAAACCACTAATTGCTAATAATTAAAGGGCTAATTCActcaaactacaaaaaaaaaaaaagaaaattacagtgaattataattgttttatttggCAAAGTTGTAAGAAGTCTGTTAGATTTCTGCCTTCAGCCCAACACAATGGAGGTAATcagagaatttaaaaaaaaaaatatatatatatatatatatatatatatatggagcGCCTCATTGTAAGTCCGTAAGTTCACTAAGGGACCTTTGGTGCAAGTCAtagccatctctctctctctctccctttatttcctttcagGATTTTTCAGCAACTAACTGTCTcataataaaggcaaaaaatgcACCCCCAAAAATATAACTATACAAAATAACTCAAATATTCAACAGAAACTTTAAGTAATGCACAGaactcattttttttaacaaagaaaTAGTCCTTATGTTTGTGAAGCTTTAGTGAATGCATCATCTAGACGTCAACAACTTTGCCCAGGGGCCCTTGAGCAAAGCGCTTAATCTCTGCATTCTCCAACGGAGCGTCTCAAAGACGATACTGGGCAGCTTCCCACTGTGAATGTGTGACAGGGTGGAGCTGAGAAACAGAACAAAGACAACTTTCCCAGGAATAACAACACCAAAGTGCACTAAAGGTTGAACTGCAAAGACACACAGCTTCATACCAAGTTTAACAGCTGTCACAATGCATTCCTTATCTAAGATGGAAAAGCATCAACAAACACAAGTCAATCCTTTGTATCAGAGTGGGTTCACATAATCCACTCCAGCTCTATTTGTAGAAAACAGCAAAGTATCAACTATTCAAACTATTGAACTTAACATCTGTGGAGTCAGTTagtattcagtcgtctgcatgCAGTGGATGGTTTTCATGTGTTACAACAAGGAAGTGAAGAGCTGCTCTAAATACCTGGATGACAAGATGGCAAAGTCCCCACCATCAGTCAGCCGGATCTTGCAGAAAAGCATCCCGTTGACAAAAGGCACTGCTGTAAGCTCCTCCAATGTGAAATACACTTGAAACTtgaacttcttctttttcatcaaaAAAGACATTGTTCCCAGCTGCTGGAGTGTGCTGATGGTATGATGAAcaccaaatgaatgaaaacaaaacaaaaacaaccccccccccccaaaaaaaagaaaagaaaaaaaagagaaagatagtGTATTTGGCTTCAAAGTGGAGGTTGAAAATCCTTCTTTGCCTCTGGATTAAGCATTTCCGTAGTGTGGTTTAGACCtggaattttaaaaataaaagcctgTTAAACACTATGAAGTGAGTTTCATTTGCAACTGCATGTTAAGGTGCAATGACAGCTGTGGAAATCATGCGGTCATTTTTCTTCACATTGAATATATGTGACAACACCTCCTTCTTATTGGTTAGAACTTTAGGGGTGGgtaatgcattttcaaaataagCTTTTAAACGCAATTCCTTAAAAATGCGTACGTTTGTTCGTCTTTTCTCCAACATGATCAGACTCTCCCATTGCACACAGCTGCCACGCAAACACCAAATAGCACTCGGCGGTTCGCTGTAACTTTTGTTTTGACTGATTCTTACCGTTGTGTCGGTCTGCTGCTCCTCATATTGTTCAACAGTACAGCTGTGAGAACCGCAGTCTGGGTAGCTGGCACTTTCTCAGCTTCAATGCATCTTCAGCAACTGTTCCCACTCTAAGGAGAGGATTGAACAAGAGTCAGTATCTCAGGAGGAGAGGCTCCGTGAACGTCTCAAAACTCACGGGGCCGGTTAGGGGCCGTCCACAAACTCCGAGCACATGCGTGTGCGTAGAAGTGAAGCAGAGCCAcgtcaaaacattaaaaaaaaccaaaaagacaaaaaagggaacaaaataaaacactatttcctgttttgtctatcaaaatatcaatatttgtattattgtaaaGCTTTTTTATCTTGTTAGGTGTCATATCCACATagctaaaataaaaagaaacaactccatcatttatttttaattgaaattaaatattattttgagtgtctacaatatataaaaaataaaacaagtttacatgttattaaAATCTATTCAGAATGCTTTAATTGAAGATGAATGTCACTTATATGTTtagttgttatttatttatttttctttcttactattGGAATTATTATAacttattaaaacttttttatttatcctTTATTATGAATATGGAACTAATGGTTGCATGTATAGGCATTGATTACTCTACTGTATATTTAGTTCAACAAATAATaaagaatttaatttaaaaataaatgaaaatacaaaaaaacactacaAGTGTAGCCACTATTAATTAATAGAGACATCAAAATTGACATAAACAAAAATCATTTTTCAGAATCCAACTTTTTGCTCAAGAAGCCTGATTAGTGGGAGTAGTAGTATAAATACatgtcagattttatttttcttaaaaccGTTTTCCCCTAATTAACAACGATAggaaaatgtgatgacttttgTGTGATATGCTGACATATTTACTAGCTAACACACATGCTTGGTACATTAATATAGATGACATATATATGTAAACAATAATCCAGGATGAGTTGCATTGTTATTTGAGagtaacaaacacaacataCTATTCAGGTTTGTCTGTATGGAGAGCATTCATAACCACAGGGTTTAAGTGGATTATTGAAGCCAGACTGTGCTGAGGATGAAAACACAAGTATTATACTTTGGTTCTatacatactatatatactCAAAGCTGCAATAATGGCCACCTGGGGGCAGTAGAACTCCAcaaaaagctgaaaacacaatCGCTGACATATCATTTATAAAGTTGTAATGATAAACATGttatcaatcagtcaatctttGAGCAGCACTTGATGacagcagcaagaaaaaactcctttttaatgggaagaaacctcaagcagaaccggaCTGTGGTTGGGCTAACATCTGCCTCaactggttggggttgagagagagggagggggggagaagagggatagaggagagagaggtacagtaacaaacaacattaaaaatatcAGGAGCATGAATTATGTGTTAACGGCAGCAGCCTGCATGGCCCCTGTGTTAGTGAAATGCATTAATGGTACATGAATGTAAATAGATAGAGGGGCTCAGTACACATCCAGCTGATttagcaacattatcattcatcatCACTGTCTATGACAAACCTTAAACTAACAGAAGTAACAATTCATTCCACAATTCTTAATGACATGTAACTAcaacaatattcaatatttaagaCATTAAATACATATGTAACCTAAACACATATTAATGTGTTTAGGTTATTGTAGACAGAGATCTGCCTTTTGATTAAGAATTAATTTTTAGTGATGTGTGATAGTGatttaagtttttgttctacgttatttgtattgtttttttaaaatctcattttattttattcatgctTCTTCTGTTTTCTAATCTCTTTTAATCAAGTTTTTAGTCGAGCTATTATTAAActttatcttttatttcatttttactttattttatttttaatctactttaacctagtttttttactcattatttttctcttatcttacattatttacattttctaaacatttttttatcattattttatcttgtgtgcattggtctcagttttccttttaaatttcttctttgtttttattccctCATCATTTTTACTCATCTTAATATTAttacttgttctgtcttattataaACTGTGatacctgtatgaaagctgtataaataaagttggattGATTGATCAGTGATAAAATGAGCTTACACACACTGATCTCTTCTGATTGGTTATCAGTGATGCAGCCTATAATGAAAACACATGCagctcatttttttcttcaaattttaTTCACTTGTGAATTGGAGGTACACACTAACCGAAGAACTGAACTGACTCTAATCTTAAAAACAAGACTGATTGTTCTTCATTTTATAGGTCGACTGCAGGATGACTGTTACACAAACTAAGAATCCAATATCCAACCTGCATCAGGCTGATAAACTCCTGCATCTttgcattaaaaacatcattttcaaTATCAAACCCAATGaattaaataacataaacacGCTGTCAAACACTGACAgactgtaaaaagtaaaaaacatgtGGTAAACGtaactttttctctcttttgtgacAAAATCATAAAAACGGATAAAATTCTGTACATGCTCTTCCTAAGGCAACTCCTGACATGTTCTTCATGGTTCTTTGAAGTCTGTGTGCATGGACTCCTCTACAGTATGTGCAATGCAGGCAGGagccccaaacacacacacactcacacactctctcacacacacacacacacacacacacacacacacacacacacacacacacacacacacacacacacacagagagtctaTTGTGTCTCCTCGGCTTGCTGTGGAGGCGGTGGCGGTGTTTTGGGcctgctctgctcctctgttcCCGCCCCGTCGGCCAAAACTCCCAccgctgtgctgctgctgctggagtttGCCACCTCAGTGCCGCTCTGAAGGAATTTACGCAAGTCTTTTAAAGCAGGCCTAAGCATCTGCACTAACGCCAGCAGGGCGGCCTGGGTTCCTTCCAGAGCTTGAGCCTGTCTTTCCTGCGCGAACGCCTGAGCCTCCTGGGAACGCCGCATCATCTGCAGCAGCTCGTTCTGGCCCTCCAGGTGCTGGGCGATCTGTCGGATGTGGACGTTGGTGACTCGCTGCTCTTGTAGCAGACGGGCCGAGTTGAGGGCGATGCGGCTCTTCAGCTCCTGAGGTTTGGCCTGACCCTGAGGAGGAGGCGGGGAAGAAGCCGAAGACGAGGCCAGCATCTCTACCGGAGCCTCGACCGACGCTACAACGGTGGGAGTGGGCTCGCCGACCGTGGTGGTGCAGTACTCCACCACGCCTCCGTCCTCCAGTGCGTGGTAAGTTGTTTCGGCtggaaaagagacagaaaatcagCGCAAATTGTCCCATATACACCTCTGCATCAAATACTATGCAGTCTATATAGTCTATTTGTGCATTTCTCTGATAAACCAACAAAATTATTGTTGACTTCAGTTGGATTTGACATATTTTGGCCCCAGAGTGTATCACTGAGGCCTCTCAGGTCAAGAGCTCCTGGTTGTGTCCTGCTTGGGAGTGATCAAGCTTTTGTTGTCCTGACTCCTAGATTTCGGAATTCAGGTCATTACACACTGTTAAAGACTGcgtaaagaaaaatgtaaaaagcatttcaaccatttagatttgaattgtggagctaggcttcaaaaactgtgtttcaagatttctgtgttcaggatttagtgggcgggtctgaaaatcactgctgcgttagcataaacccgcccctgctgctgtagaggtataaatacattaagcacacactactactactacagtctacagttagccagttagctgagttagccaccaagctagcagctgagttagcagcagaaagctctcagacatagcgttcatgtttctggtagaggtggtgactttgattgacaggtgacaactttgaagcctaatttcatatatttggcgatttcaCAGATAATATAAGCTACAtagtgatgacatcattttcTTTGTCACCATAAGTCATGTGATTGGCTGTGTCACCCAGTGATACAACATAATAACAACTCTATTTACAGTACAGATCTAAAtggttacagtatattgtggtcattttaaattcataggaaacaaaatCAACTTTCAACTCAAGAAAATGtgcttattgtttttattcactgTGATGTTTAAGCTGCTCTGTATAGAATGAtggatgtgtttgttttcacattcatctgctgaaggaggaacaTTTCTCTGTGTTCACCTTGAGTTTAAGGCATATATCAAAGCCTTGGATCAATatcattttgtatttcattttatttagttattgttTTTCTCGCTAACTTCatcatgtattttatgtatgaGTCTCCAAGAAGATTAGCTATTACTACTTGTAATAGCTGATGGGgatcacttcacttcacttaaCAAATCTAATTTAACTTAACTTATCTTATCTTcaactcttttttaaaaaaaatcaaaatatgtgtatattcatagatttatgaaagggagaaggagtaAACGTCATTTCAAGGATCTTAATGAGGTAAATGAACTTTTCCATATTAACTATACATATAAAACCAATTACTATTCTGTGTAGAGTTTATATATCTTTTAACatttaggtttttttgttgCCTGCATGttttcacagtgcagagtgaaCTATTTAACTCTTAAGCAGCTGTTTTGTTACCTTGTTGAGTTACCTTTCAGACCTTTCCCCCTCCACAATATCTTTACTCTTTAAATCAAACAGGAAGAATAACATCTGAAAAGCAGAACCTTTTGTATGTTCTCTTTAAAAGCTGACAGACATTCATCTAAGGCTTCATCTGCCTGCTTAAAATGCatgtatgaatgaaaaataactcACCATTCAGTGGCTTTGCTTCATCACACACTGCTCCTGTGCCAGCTGGAAGAGCTGAAATACGCACAGATAGAGAATGAGCTGAAAACACAAggcaaagaaaagaagagagacaaTCTAAAACACTACATCATAttacacttgttttatttttcttctaaaaGTAGCACATGTGGCTCTTTGGAACGGGTAaccaggaggaggtggaggagacgTAGGAGTGATGCATCCACACTGCCTCTCACTGGCTGAGAGCATGTATATAAATctataagggggggggggggggcaaggacAGGCAGCCATGCAACTATAAGGTCAAAGAGACTGCATTTGTCCTCACCACGCCTAATCGTCAGAGAACCAGGAAACAACAAGGAAAAGGAGAGGTGATGAATGATTGCagaagatgagagagaaagcaggATGGGAGCAGCTGTCGATGAAGTTATTACAGATAACAGAGTTAGGGCAGAACAAAGCAAGGGTTTGCAAGGGGTCTATACCGGTGATTTCATTTtaactgcattttatttctgatatttagctttaaaaaaGGAGCTTTCTCAATCCGTTTTCTTTCATGTTGGGATGACGGACACTTAAAAGGAGCATTCCACTTATTTTTCCATGTTAGTTCACTGGTAAAAACATGGAGAACTTTATTCAATCTGAGAACATCACCCTCAAACTGTATACCAAGCAAATACACTGTGGTACTGCTGCATTATGGGAATTGTAGGATACAGTGTTATTGGAGTTGAACCATGTCAGAATATCTCAGCCTTTGCTactattatttttcttttcaaacttTATGGGAGTGTGATaacaaatcaaaatgaaaagtaGTAACAGGAAATGAATTCATTGACTCCATGTTGCTACAGTAAAGCAGATCCTGAAACATTCATATCTGCAGACCTTAATGTTAACGTCTTCTCACTccaacacacattttatattaacCCCTGACCCCAAGGCTGAATTAGTACCCCTAtaagggcccctgggcactaATCTCAAGTGCCTCGCTTGGCTTTTGGTTACCGCCGGCAACGTCCAATTTCTACTGGTTCATCATTTTtcccacacacacttttctagaaaacaaatattattcTATACAACTAGTATCAATGAGTCCAGTtagtatttatatattatatatatctatatatatatatttacttgcttattatttattgttctttactctttctattgatgctctttctattgTTGCTATCCATTGTTGCAATATTGTGAATTTCCCCACTGTGGtaataataaaggaatatcttatcttatcttatatgtTTATTGTTTCCCTTTAAAacctgtgcaatgacaatatattatcattcaacactaatattactcttgtacataatgttaccattttttactactattgtaaTTGTATAGTTTGTGCACTTACTTATCATTTATTGTTCCTTACACTTTCTATTTTCTGCTATGCACTTTGCTGCTACAATAATGTCCATCTCCTCACAAATAAAGGATTCTCTTATTTGATCTCTTATGAATGTACCCGTTTAAAATGTGACCGCACTGAAGCATGCTGGGTGGTGTAGTTTTAAGGGCATTGAGTTAATGTGACAGCTCTGTGGGAATCcatcacataaacaaacaaaaaaaaggttcaatCACTGAGCTGAGAGGATGGATCCACCAGAGGGCAACACATGATCTCCTCTGACTGGATTTGGAAGTGCATCCCGTTCATGCTCACACTGAAACTTTTAGTCAACTTACTGTCTGCTAGTGTGACGGTGGTGGCTGTGTTCACTGTGACAGGTAGACTGATCTCAGCATCCGAGTCTCCCGCAGGTAGACTGATGATGGTGGCTTCCCCCAGCAGGTTACAGATCCTCTGCTGCATGGCAGTGAGGATGACGGGAACCGGAGTGCAGTCAGCGGAGGTTCCCTCTATAGCAGCCCGCGCCTGGGCCACTTTCCGCCGGACCTCCGTCTTCATATCGGACCACTTCTTTTTCACCTCTGGTAACTCTCTGGGACAGGTGGTGACAGCGTTCACCTTTTTCAGTATGTCCACCCACGCGTTATTCTTTGCCATGTGGGTGACTCCAGCATTGAAGTGGTTAACCAGTGTGTGCTTTTGTTTCTCTATTTCTTCTACTATAATTTCCACCTCCCTCTCCGAGAaattcatttttctctttttagcgACCGATGCCATAATTGCAGAAATTCCTCTTTTGGAGAGGTAACTGTGCGTATTGTACGCAAAAATAGTAGGATTTACTCAATAGATATGCGCAACGTAATGGCTTCCAGAATCGGCTTCTTCTTCCTACTAACAACGCTTACGTTAGGTGGGCATTAAGCCCCGCCCAGTGTCGCGGCATTGGTTGAATCGCTCGCGGTTATGCTATATGCTCTCATACTATTGGTTAAAGTAAATGCCAATCAATCAGCGAGCCAAACAAACTATGTCGGTTAAACGCCAAATAAAAATCAACAGCCGTCCTACTTTATCGTTGTAGTTGGTGAATAGAGCCGCCTTTCCCCCTTTCTTATTTCAATAATTCAATAACGACAACATGCAGAATTTACAGGAATACTCTAAGAAGCAGTAACCTcttaaatgattataaaagaTACAATCGTTTTTGAAAAACTATTGAAAATACTGTTCATATGTTGACAGAATGATATATACACTGCATGTGCCTTTAAACAAAGAATGTTTTGCTCTGAATACCCCacgaagattaaaaaaagagaaagaaatgcatttgtgtgtgtgtgtgtgtgtgtgtgtgtgtgtgtgtgtgtgtgtgtgtgtgtgtatgtgtgtgtgtttgcatgtgtgtgtccttgaAGAAACAAGATACATTAGACtaccatctttttttaaaattatgtcACAGCGTTTCAAGAGTTTTAATTACACTTTGTAATAACCTTTAAATATCTACATGTTCGTACAAACAATATGACCTCAAATAGAAGAAGTAGATcatgtaaataataaatcagtGTGAGCAGATTCATGACAATGAAGTAGGCTAAATGAACAGTGAAGTGTAGAACAACAGTAAACACTTTGTCCTCTTTACGCTACTTTTTGACACTTTGTTGAAGTTGATAAATAcattctttaattttttaatgaTACATTTTGGATTTCCCCCCAATAACATTATTTGCAACACCTCTCGTGTATACACCAGTTGTCAGTTGTAGAAGTCATATAGCCTATATATGACTATAATGATGTTACGCCCCTCCTGTAAattataaacaaatgaataaaaaactgATCACAAAGAGATATTTCAATATCAATATAGGCTAGTGTTCTGTAGGTATATGAAAACATGTTGAGCCAGTCTGAAGTTTGTCTCAGGTCAACAAGCCTTAAGGAATACACTAGTTCAGTTAGATCCGTCTCAGAGTGCTGCGGTTTGGTGTGTTTATGCTGCAGCTCAGTACTGACAGACATGAGACTGATACAGATCATCTCATGTCACTCTCACAAtgaaagcaaagatccagtatggTGAACTACTCCttcacattttacatcaacCAACTGTTCGACAAACCAGTCTCAAACTTTTCTTGTTCAGTTAAATATTTTTCCATTGTTACTTCTGTCTTTTATAACCAGAATATATTaagtt
This window harbors:
- the naif1 gene encoding nuclear apoptosis-inducing factor 1 translates to MASVAKKRKMNFSEREVEIIVEEIEKQKHTLVNHFNAGVTHMAKNNAWVDILKKVNAVTTCPRELPEVKKKWSDMKTEVRRKVAQARAAIEGTSADCTPVPVILTAMQQRICNLLGEATIISLPAGDSDAEISLPVTVNTATTVTLADTLPAGTGAVCDEAKPLNAETTYHALEDGGVVEYCTTTVGEPTPTVVASVEAPVEMLASSSASSPPPPQGQAKPQELKSRIALNSARLLQEQRVTNVHIRQIAQHLEGQNELLQMMRRSQEAQAFAQERQAQALEGTQAALLALVQMLRPALKDLRKFLQSGTEVANSSSSSTAVGVLADGAGTEEQSRPKTPPPPPQQAEETQ